One Aegilops tauschii subsp. strangulata cultivar AL8/78 chromosome 7, Aet v6.0, whole genome shotgun sequence genomic window carries:
- the LOC109773491 gene encoding CDPK-related kinase 3 has product MGQCYGKGASARGGAGDDDFGVVAETHSPPPANGAPQTPPPRQPTPAAAAGTPRRRKSGSTTPVHQTPGVAWPSPYPAGGTSPLPAGVSPSPARSTPRRFFKRPFPPPSPAKHIKATLAKRLGGGKPKEGPIPEEGAVAAGAGAGAVADGAEAERPLDKTFGFGKNFGAKYELGKEVGRGHFGHTCSAVVKKGEYKGQTVAVKIISKAKMTTAISIEDVRREVKILKALSGHNNLVKFYDACEDALNVYIVMELCEGGELLDRILARGGRYTEEDAKAIVVQILSVVAFCHLQGVVHRDLKPENFLFTTRDENAPMKLIDFGLSDFIRPDERLNDIVGSAYYVAPEVLHRSYSMEADIWSIGVITYILLCGSRPFWARTESGIFRSVLRADPNLDDSPWPSVSAEAKDFVKRFLNKDYRKRMTAVQALTHPWLRDDQRQIPLDILVYRLIKQYLRATPLKRLALKALSKALKDDELLYLRLQFDLLEPRDGVVSLDNFRTALTRYLTDAMKESRILEFLHALEPLAYRSMDFEEFCAAAISPYQLEALDRWEEIAGTAFQHFEQEGNRVISVEELAQELNLAPTHYSIVQDWIRKTDGKLNFLGFTKFLHGVTIRGANTRRH; this is encoded by the exons ATGGGGCAGTGCTACGGCAAGGGCGCGTCCGCGCGCGGCGGGGCCGGGGACGACGACTTCGGGGTCGTGGCGGAGACGCACTCGCCGCCCCCGGCCAACGGCGCCCCGcagacgccgccgccgcggcagcccacgccggccgccgcGGCCGGGACCCCGCGGCGCCGCAAGTCCGGATCGACTACGCCCGTGCACCAGACGCCCGGGGTCGCCTGGCCCAGCCCCTACCCCGCGGGGGGCACCAGCCCGCTGCCGGCCGGGGTGTCGCCCTCGCCGGCCAGGTCCACGCCCAGGCGGTTCTTCAAGCGCCCCttcccgccgccctcgccggccaAGCACATCAAGGCCACGCTCGCTAAGAGGCTGGGCGGAGGGAAGCCCAAGGAGGGGCCGATACCGGAGGAAGGCGCGGTTGCGGCCGGAGCCGGCGCTGGAGCCGTCGCGGATGGGGCGGAAGCGGAAAGGCCATTGGACAAGACGTTCGGATTCGGGAAAAACTTCGGGGCCAAATACGAGCTCGGGAAGGAGGTGGGGAGGGGCCATTTCGGGCACACCTGCTCGGCCGTCGTGAAGAAGGGCGAGTACAAGGGCCAGACCGTCGCCGTCAAGATCATCTCCAAAGCTAAG ATGACAACAGCCATTTCCATCGAAGATGTTCGTAGGGAAGTGAAGATTTTGAAAGCTCTATCAGGTCACAACAATCTTGTCAAATTCTATGATGCATGTGAGGATGCCCTCAATGTCTACATTGTCATGGA ATTATGTGAGGGTGGAGAATTGCTAGACAGAATATTAGCCAG AGGTGGGAGATACACAGAAGAAGATGCTAAAGCGATCGTTGTACAGATTTTGAGTGTAGTGGCCTTTTGTCATCTTCAGGGAGTAGTGCATCGTGATTTGAAGCCAGAG AACTTCCTTTTCACAACAAGAGATGAAAATGCGCCCATGAAGTTGATTGATTTTGGTCTCTCTGATTTCATCAGACCAG ATGAAAGGCTCAATGATATTGTTGGAAGTGCATATTATGTTGCCCCAGAGGTTCTACACAGATCATACAGTATGGAAGCAGACATTTGGAGTATAGGTGTCATAACATACATTCTGCTCTGTGGTAGTCGGCCATTTTGGGCACGGACAGAATCTGGAATCTTCCGATCTGTATTGAGAGCTGATCCCAACCTTGATGATTCACCATGGCCTTCAGTGTCAGCTGAAGCTAAGGATTTTGTGAAAAGATTTCTTAACAAGGATTACCGCAAAAGAATGACAGCTGTCCAGGCATTGA CTCACCCTTGGTTGCGGGATGACCAAAGACAGATTCCGCTGGATATTCTTGTCTACAGATTAATTAAGCAATACCTTCGTGCCACTCCTCTTAAACGTTTGGCGCTAAAG GCATTATCCAAGGCTTTAAAGGATGATGAACTCTTGTATCTTAGGCTACAGTTCGATCTGCTTGAACCTAGAGATGGAGTTGTGTCACTTGACAACTTTCGGACG GCTTTAACGCGGTATCTAACTGATGCAATGAAGGAATCAAGAATTCTTGAGTTTTTGCATGCG TTGGAACCACTTGCATACAGGAGTATGGATTTCGAAGAATTCTGTGCCGCAGCTATAAGCCCTTACCAGCTCGAGGCCCTGGACAGATGGGAGGAGATTGCTGGAACAGCTTTTCAGCACTTTGAACAGGAGGGCAACCGAGTCATATCAGTCGAGGAGTTGGCACAG GAACTAAATCTTGCTCCGACTCATTATTCCATCGTGCAAGATTGGATCAGAAAAACAGACGGCAAGCTAAACTTTCTTGGGTTTACCAAATTTTTACATGGTGTTACAATACGGGGGGCAAACACAAGACGGCATTAA